The Magnolia sinica isolate HGM2019 chromosome 10, MsV1, whole genome shotgun sequence genome includes a window with the following:
- the LOC131257718 gene encoding putative disease resistance protein At1g50180 isoform X1 — translation MSIVESIVKLLLQKLADPILQEAIFLYGVGDQVEWLEAEFKRMQCFLEDADAKQEGDRRVKGWVGDVRDVAYDAEDVIDTILFKVANLRRTGIKRYACIFNELKPRHEVGSKIERIKAKIRAISESRSTYGIENIGQGAGTSSSGLSLQEWRLTSPLSQETDFVGFEKELEMLVAQLTEGELRRCVVSVVGMGGLGKTTLTKKLYNANTVKKHFHTHAWISVSQEYSARDLLRVFVRRWRVVSDKAAEKLNIAELRDKISEYLNDKRYLVVLDDIWKREAWDALKDAFPDANNGSRVMLTTRIKDVASYADRRSQPHELRFLTNEESWDLFRKKTFAGQDGGWPPDYLEKLGREIVEKCHGLPLAIAVIGGLLSGKEPREWDNVRKSISWQFVEGEVQISSILSLSYKDLPYYLKPCFLYLGNFPEDYEFHANELIGLWAAEGFLKERGELTLEEVGEDYLMQLVQRSMVQLTRRNSSRGIKSCRIHDLLRDLSISEAKESKFLEVRRDNGNAPSASRARRLAIHLNEPKYISLSSSHPHLRSVLIYIQGYTSLQKEQSKFLFQGFKLLRVLYLAGVEIRELPKQIGELIHLRYLRCTKTELETLPSSIGNLINLQTLFLQSINHIVVPDTIGKMHQLRHLRLPGNKPQIIMSTGSVIEERHFGVIQGHPRLDLISNLQTLYGVYAGKWMEGCLGKLTNLREIKILFETGADAELFSEAIVNLNCLHHLWARMSVPIRIFEGSAKVLPLPNLSHLLKLSKLYWGGKLETFPEFPTNLTKLTLEWSGLKEDPMATLEKLKSLRILKLLGASYDGVEMACSAQGFPQLESLHLQALCNLKEWRVEEGAMPSLLHLWIGDCKQLKKLPEGLQHVTTLKKLELWWMRDEFNARVREDGGEDWYKIRHIPSIDIQQMIRFEAFGL, via the coding sequence ATGTCCATTGTCGAGTCCATTGTCAAGCTCCTTCTCCAAAAACTCGCTGACCCAATCCTTCAAGAAGCCATTTTCTTATATGGCGTTGGTGATCAAGTCGAATGGCTAGAGGCGGAATTTAAGCGGATGCAATGCTTCTTGGAAGACGCAGACGCCAAACAAGAAGGAGATAGAAGAGTAAAGGGCTGGGTGGGGGATGTGAGAGATGTTGCATATGATGCTGAGGACGTCATCGACACCATTCTCTTCAAGGTAGCAAACTTGAGGCGAACTGGCATTAAAAGGTACGCTTGCATCTTCAATGAATTGAAACCTCGCCATGAGGTGGGATCGAAGATCGAGCGAATAAAGGCTAAAATCCGTGCGATCTCTGAAAGTAGATCGACGTATGGAATTGAAAATATAGGCCAAGGAGCAGGAACGAGCTCTTCCGGTCTAAGCCTCCAAGAATGGAGGCTCACTTCTCCTCTTTCTCAAGAAACAGATTTTGTTGGCTTTGAGAAGGAATTGGAGATGTTGGTGGCCCAGTTAACAGAGGGAGAGCTGCGACGTTGTGTTGTTTCTGTAGTAGGAATGGGTGGTCTCGGTAAGACCACTCTTACTAAGAAACTTTATAACGCTAATACTGTTAAGAAACATTTCCATACTCATGCATGGATTTCTGTTTCACAAGAGTATTCTGCGAGAGATCTTTTGCGGGTCTTTGTAAGACGTTGGAGGGTGGTATCTGACAAAGCAGCGGAGAAATTGAACATTGCTGAGCTGAGGGACAAGATTTCCGAGTATCTGAACGACAAGAGATACTTGGTGGTCTTGGATGATATATGGAAAAGGGAAGCATGGGATGCTTTGAAGGATGCATTTCCGGATGCGAATAATGGCAGTAGGGTCATGCTCACCACACGAATCAAAGACGTTGCTTCATATGCAGATCGACGAAGCCAGCCCCACGAACTTCGATTTCTAACCAATGAAGAGAGCTGGGATTTGTTCCGTAAAAAAACATTCGCAGGACAAGATGGGGGTTGGCCGCCGGATTATTTGGAGAAGCTGGGAAGAGAGATTGTGGAAAAATGCCATGGTCTCCCTCTTGCTATCGCAGTCATTGGAGGGCTCTTATCAGGAAAGGAACCAAGGGAGTGGGACAATGTACGCAAGAGCATCAGCTGGCAGTTTGTCGAAGGAGAAGTCCAAATCTCCAGCATATTATCTTTAAGCTATAAAGATTTGCCTTATTACTTAAAACCATGTTTTCTATACCTGGGAAATTTTCCAGAGGACTACGAGTTCCATGCCAATGAATTGATTGGACTGTGGGCAGCAGAAGGGTTTCTTAAAGAAAGAGGGGAACTAACATTGGAAGAGGTTGGAGAAGATTATCTGATGCAGTTGGTTCAGAGAAGTATGGTTCAATTGACAAGAAGAAATTCAAGCAGGGGTATCAAAAGCTGTCGTATCCACGATCTTTTGCGTGATCTGTCCATATCAGAAGCTAAGGAAAGCAAGTTTCTCGAAGTTCGCCGTGACAATGGGAATGCTCCTTCCGCATCTAGAGCCCGTCGACTTGCAATTCACCTTAATGAGCCGAAGTACATTTCCTTAAGTAGTTCCCATCCGCACCTTCGTTCTGTGTTGATCTACATCCAAGGCTATACATCGCTTCAAAAGGAACAAAGCAAGTTTCTATTCCAAGGCTTTAAGTTGCTTAGGGTGCTATATCTAGCTGGTGTAGAAATAAGAGAGCTACCAAAGCAAATAGGTGAACTAATCCATTTGAGATATCTCAGGTGTACTAAAACTGAGTTAGAAACCCTCCCATCATCGATAGGCAATCTTATCAATTTACAAACTCTATTTCTACAATCTATTAATCATATTGTAGTACCCGACACAATTGGGAAGATGCATCAGTTAAGACATCTTCGATTGCCCGGGAACAAACCGCAGATAATTATGTCTACGGGATCAGTGATAGAAGAGCGACATTTTGGAGTGATACAAGGGCATCCAAGGCTCGACCTGATAAGTAACCTCCAGACTCTATATGGAGTATATGCtggcaaatggatggagggttgcttgggaaagctcACCAATcttagagaaataaaaatactttTCGAAACGGGAGCTGATGCTGAGTTATTCTCTGAGGCGATTGTCAATCTGAACTGCCTCCATCATCTGTGGGCGCGGATGTCAGTACCGATACGTATTTTTGAAGGCAGTGCCAAAGTTTTGCCGTTACCTAATCTTTCACATCTTCTCAAGTTAAGTAAGTTGTATTGGGGAGGAAAGTTAGAGACGTTCCCTGAATTTCCAACAAATCTCACCAAACTCACCTTGGAATGGTCCGGTTTAAAGGAAGACCCAATGGCGACGTTGGAGAAGCTGAAAAGCCTTCGCATTCTCAAATTGCTCGGTGCTTCATATGATGGAGTGGAAATGGCTTGCTCTGCACAAGGGTTTCCTCAACTCGAATCCTTACATCTTCAAGCGTTATGTAATTTAAAGGAGTGGAGAGTGGAGGAAGGAGCTATGCCAAGTCTTTTACATTTATGGATAGGTGACTGCAAGCAATTGAAGAAACTTCCAGAAGGACTGCAACACGTGACTACCCTCAAGAAATTGGAGCTGTGGTGGATGCGTGACGAATTCAATGCAAGGGTTCGAGAAGACGGGGGAGAGGATTGGTATAAGATCCGGCACATACCCTCCATCGACATACAACAGATGATTAGATTCGAAGCATTCGGACTTTAA